A portion of the Osmerus mordax isolate fOsmMor3 chromosome 22, fOsmMor3.pri, whole genome shotgun sequence genome contains these proteins:
- the LOC136966518 gene encoding cyclic AMP-responsive element-binding protein 1-like isoform X1: protein MTMEAGAEAQQGGETAISESDAQQIATLAQVHSYIPVSMATGQVSSSGSTVTLVQLPNGQTVQVHGVIQAAQPSVIQSPQVQTVQISTVAESEDSQESVDSVTDCQKRREILSRRPSYRKILNDLSSDAPAVPRIEEEKSEDDSAPAITTVTMPTPIYQTSSGQYIAITQGGAIQLANNGTDGVQGLQTLTMTNAASQQGTTILQYAQTSDGQQILVPSNQVVVQAASGDVQAYQIRTAPTSTIAPGVVMASSPSLPSQGGTEEVTRKREVRLMKNREAARECRRKKKEYVKCLENRVAVLENQNKTLIEELKALKDLYCHKSE from the exons ATGACCATGGAAGCGGGTGCCGAAGCACAGCAAGGAGGTGAAACGGCAATTTCTGAGTCAGATGCCCAGCAGATTGCCACCCTGGCACAGGTACACTCATACATACCG GTTTCCATGGCTACAGGACAGGTGTCTTCCAGTGGATCCACTGTGACCCTGGTGCAGCTCCCCAATGGCCAGACAGTGCAGGTGCATGGAGTCATCCAGGCCGCCCAGCCCTCTGTCATCCAGTCCCCACAGGTGCAGACTGTTCAG ATATCTACTGTGGCTGAGAGCGAGGACTCTCAGGAGTCAGTGGACAGTGTAACAGACTgtcagaagagaagagagattcTGTCTAGACGCCCCTCTTACAg AAAAATCCTGAACGACCTCTCGTCAGACGCACCTGCAGTCCCACGGATTGAGGAGGAGAAGTCTGAGGACGACTCGGCCCCTGCCATCACCACCGTCACCATGCCCACTCCCATCTACCAGACCAGCAGTGGCCAGTACA TTGCCATCACACAGGGGGGGGCCATCCAGCTGGCTAATAACGGCACAGATGGGGTGCAGGGGCTCCAGACCCTGACAATGACCAACGCTGCGTCCCAGCAAGGCACCACCATCCTGCAGTACGCCCAGACCAGCGACGGCCAGCAGATTCTAGTGCCCAGTAACCAAGTGGTAGTGCAAG CTGCCTCTGGTGATGTCCAGGCCTACCAGATCCGCACAGCCCCCACCAGCACCATAGCTCCGGGGGTAGTCatggcctcctctccctccctgccctctcaggGAGGCACCGAGGAGGTCACCCGCAAGAGGGAGGTGCGACTCATGAAAAACAG GGAGGCGGCTCGGGAGTGtcgcaggaagaagaaggagtaCGTCAAGTGTCTGGAGAACCGCGTGGCCGTGTTGGAAAACCAAAACAAAACCCTCATCGAGGAGCTGAAAGCACTCAAAGACTTGTACTGCCACAAATCTGAGTAG
- the LOC136966518 gene encoding cyclic AMP-responsive element-binding protein 1-like isoform X3 has product MTMEAGAEAQQGGETAISESDAQQIATLAQVSMATGQVSSSGSTVTLVQLPNGQTVQVHGVIQAAQPSVIQSPQVQTVQISTVAESEDSQESVDSVTDCQKRREILSRRPSYRKILNDLSSDAPAVPRIEEEKSEDDSAPAITTVTMPTPIYQTSSGQYIAITQGGAIQLANNGTDGVQGLQTLTMTNAASQQGTTILQYAQTSDGQQILVPSNQVVVQAASGDVQAYQIRTAPTSTIAPGVVMASSPSLPSQGGTEEVTRKREVRLMKNREAARECRRKKKEYVKCLENRVAVLENQNKTLIEELKALKDLYCHKSE; this is encoded by the exons ATGACCATGGAAGCGGGTGCCGAAGCACAGCAAGGAGGTGAAACGGCAATTTCTGAGTCAGATGCCCAGCAGATTGCCACCCTGGCACAG GTTTCCATGGCTACAGGACAGGTGTCTTCCAGTGGATCCACTGTGACCCTGGTGCAGCTCCCCAATGGCCAGACAGTGCAGGTGCATGGAGTCATCCAGGCCGCCCAGCCCTCTGTCATCCAGTCCCCACAGGTGCAGACTGTTCAG ATATCTACTGTGGCTGAGAGCGAGGACTCTCAGGAGTCAGTGGACAGTGTAACAGACTgtcagaagagaagagagattcTGTCTAGACGCCCCTCTTACAg AAAAATCCTGAACGACCTCTCGTCAGACGCACCTGCAGTCCCACGGATTGAGGAGGAGAAGTCTGAGGACGACTCGGCCCCTGCCATCACCACCGTCACCATGCCCACTCCCATCTACCAGACCAGCAGTGGCCAGTACA TTGCCATCACACAGGGGGGGGCCATCCAGCTGGCTAATAACGGCACAGATGGGGTGCAGGGGCTCCAGACCCTGACAATGACCAACGCTGCGTCCCAGCAAGGCACCACCATCCTGCAGTACGCCCAGACCAGCGACGGCCAGCAGATTCTAGTGCCCAGTAACCAAGTGGTAGTGCAAG CTGCCTCTGGTGATGTCCAGGCCTACCAGATCCGCACAGCCCCCACCAGCACCATAGCTCCGGGGGTAGTCatggcctcctctccctccctgccctctcaggGAGGCACCGAGGAGGTCACCCGCAAGAGGGAGGTGCGACTCATGAAAAACAG GGAGGCGGCTCGGGAGTGtcgcaggaagaagaaggagtaCGTCAAGTGTCTGGAGAACCGCGTGGCCGTGTTGGAAAACCAAAACAAAACCCTCATCGAGGAGCTGAAAGCACTCAAAGACTTGTACTGCCACAAATCTGAGTAG
- the LOC136966517 gene encoding cyclin-Y-like protein 1 isoform X1 has product MGATVSCCMSPGGSPKIQRREYELEDYPITTTEDVSEDTGTYLQHISDREVPDELAHESNPSDHPRASTIFLNKSQTDVREKRKSNYLNHMSPGLLTKKYSSCSTIFIDDSTVSQPNLKSTVKCVTLAIYYHIKNRDSNRSVDIFDEKKHPLTREKVPDDYSSVDPEHKLIYRFVRTLFSSAQLTTECAIVTLVYLERLLTYAEMDICPCNWKRIVLGAILLASKVWDDQAVWNVDYCQILKDMTVEDMNEMERHFLELLQFNINVPASVYAKYYFDLRSLADENNLSFPLEPLSNKRAQKLEAISRLCEDMYKEMGKTAMKRSLSVDNLVGVRNTHAVLS; this is encoded by the exons ATGGGGGCCACTGTGTCATGCTGCATGTCCCCCGGAGGGAGTCCGAAAATTCAGAGGAGAGAGTACGAGCTCGAGGATTATCCAATAACCACCACTGAAGACGTTAGCGAGGACACTGGGACATACTTACAGCACATCAGCGACAGAGAAGTCCCCGACG AACTGGCACACGAGTCAAACCCGTCGGACCATCCGAGAGCCAGCACCATTTTCCTCAACAAGTCGCAGACAGATG TGCGTGAGAAAAGGAAAAGTAATTACTTGAATCat atgtcccCTGGGCTCCTGACAAAGAAATACAGCTCCTGCTCCACAATCTTCATTGATGACAGCACAGTGAGCCAGCCCAATCTGAAGAGCACGGTCAAATG TGTGACTTTGGCGATATATTATCACATAAAAAACAG GGATTCAAACCGCTCTGTGGACATATTCGATGAGAAGAAGCACCCGTTGACT AGAGAGAAGGTTCCGGATGACTACTCCAGTGTGGACCCAGAACACAAGCTCATCTACCGCTTCGTCCGCACGCTCTTCAGCTCGGCCCAGCTCACCACGGAGTGTGCCATCGTCACACTG GTGTACCTGGAGCGCCTGCTGACCTACGCTGAGATGGACATCTGTCCGTGTAACTGGAAGCGCATCGTGCTGGGGGCCATCCTGCTGGCCTCCAAGGTGTGGGACGACCAGGCCGTGTGGAACGTGGACTACTGCCAGATCCTCAAAGACATGACTGTAGAAGACAT GAACGAGATGGAGAGACACTTCCTGGAGCTGCTCCAGTTTAACATCAACGTCCCGGCCAGCGTTTACGCCAAGTACTACTTTGACCTGCGCTCTCTGGCCGACGAGAACAACCTGAGCTTCCCTCTGGAGCCTCTCAGTAACAAGCGAGCCCAGAAACTGGAG GCCATCTCCAGATTGTGTGAGGACATGTACAAGGAAATGGGCAAGACCGCCATGAAGAGGTCACTCAGCGTAGACAACCTAGTGGGTGTCCGAAACACACACGCCGTGCTGTCCTAG
- the LOC136966031 gene encoding frizzled-5-like, whose protein sequence is MAATMSSPSLPVCVLWFILLGPQLAHTASKDIVCEPITVPMCKGIGYNLTYMPNQFNHDTQDEVGLEVHQFWPLVRIHCSADLLFFLCSMYTPICIPDYRKPLPPCRSVCERAKRGCSPLMSQYGFEWPERMSCERLPELGDAERLCMDRNSSEVTTLTPAFPKPTPKPPHNPLRRRPPAPKSHGYQECDRDCRCRHPLVPVKSNAHPLSSRVHTGPVPDCAQPCRQPYFSQDEHTFTGLWLGLWSVLCFLSTLTTVATFLIDRERFKYPELPIIYLAACYLCVSLGYLVRLAVGHERVACSEDRQHVLYDTSGPALCTLVFLLVFFFGMAGSIWWVVLSLTWFLAAGLKWGSEAIAGYSQYFHLAAWLIPSVKTIAVLSLSSVDGDPVAGICYVGNQSVESLRWFVLAPLVVYLFTGSLFLLAGFVSLFRIRSVIKQGGTKTDKLERLMIRLGLFTVLYTVPAAAVVACLVYEQHLRPRWERALACACPAERQRLGPDHAVFMLKYFMCLVVGITSGVWVWSGKTLEAWGRLLGRCCSCWGHKPSSASMYSEASSSLTSRTGVPPSQSDHKSLSHPSV, encoded by the coding sequence ATGGCAGCCACCATgagctccccttctctccctgtctgcgtTTTGTGGTTCATCCTGCTGGGTCCGCAGCTAGCTCACACAGCCTCGAAGGACATAGTGTGTGAGCCCATCACGGTGCCCATGTGTAAGGGCATCGGCTACAACCTCACCTACATGCCCAACCAGTTCAACCATGACACCCAGGATGAGGTGGGCCTGGAGGTGCACCAGTTCTGGCCCCTGGTGAGGATCCACTGCTCGGCCGACCTGCTGTTCTTCCTCTGCAGCATGTACACCCCCATCTGCATCCCGGACTACCGCAAGCCCCTCCCGCCGTGCCGCTCGGTGTGCGAGAGAGCCAAGCGGGGCTGCTCGCCCCTCATGAGCCAGTACGGCTTCGAGTGGCCCGAGAGGATGAGCTGCGAGCGGCTGCCCGAGCTGGGCGACGCCGAGAGGCTCTGCATGGACCGCAACAGCAGCGAGgtcaccaccctgacccctgccttCCCCAAGCccacccccaagcccccccacaaccccctgCGCCGCCGCCCCCCCGCGCCCAAAAGCCACGGCTACCAGGAGTGCGACCGCGACTGCCGCTGCCGCCACCCCTTGGTGCCCGTCAAGAGCAACGCCCACCCGCTCTCCTCCCGGGTCCACACGGGCCCGGTGCCCGACTGTGCCCAGCCCTGCCGCCAGCCCTACTTCAGCCAGGACGAGCACACCTTCACCGGCCTGTGGCTGGGGCTGTGGTCGGTGCTCTGCTTCCTGTCCACCCTCACCACCGTGGCCACCTTCCTCATCGACAGGGAGCGCTTCAAGTACCCGGAGCTGCCCATCATCTACCTGGCGGCctgctacctgtgtgtgtctctgggctaCCTGGTGCGGCTGGCCGTGGGGCACGAGAGGGTGGCGTGCTCCGAGGATCGCCAGCACGTCCTGTACGACACGTCGGGCCCGGCCCTGTGCACTCTGGTCTTCCTGCTGGTGTTCTTCTTCGGCATGGCCGGGTCCATCTGGTGGGTGGTGCTCTCCCTCACCTGGTTCCTGGCGGCGGGTTTGAAGTGGGGCAGTGAGGCCATCGCGGGCTACTCCCAGTACTTCCACCTGGCCGCCTGGCTCATCCCCAGCGTCAAGACCATCGCCGTGCTGTCCCTCAGCTCCGTGGATGGCGACCCCGTGGCGGGGATCTGCTACGTGGGGAACCAGAGCGTGGAGAGCCTGCGCTGGTTCGTCCTGGCTCCCCTGGTGGTGTACCTCTTCACcggctccctcttcctcctggccGGCTTCGTGTCGCTCTTCCGCATCCGCAGCGTCATCAAGCAGGGCGGGACCAAGACGGACAAGCTGGAGCGCCTGATGATCCGCCTGGGGCTGTTCACGGTGCTGTACACGGTGCCGGCGGCGGCGGTGGTGGCCTGCCTGGTGTACGAGCAGCACCTGAGGCCCCGGTGGGAGCGGGCCCTGGCGTGTGCCTGCCCGGCGGAGCGTCAGCGCCTGGGGCCCGACCACGCCGTGTTCATGCTCAAGTACTTCATGTGCCTGGTGGTGGGCATCACCtctggggtgtgggtgtggtcagggaagaccctggaggcctgggggaggctACTGGGGAGGTGCTGCTCCTGTTGGGGCCACAAGCCCTCCAGTGCCTCCATGTACAGCGAAGCCAGCAGCTCCTTGACCAGCCGCACCGGGGTGCCCCCCTCCCAGTCGGACCACAAGTCCCTGTCCCACCCCTCTGTGTGA
- the LOC136966517 gene encoding cyclin-Y-like protein 1 isoform X2: protein MGATVSCCMSPGGSPKIQRREYELEDYPITTTEDVSEDTGTYLQHISDREVPDELAHESNPSDHPRASTIFLNKSQTDVREKRKSNYLNHMSPGLLTKKYSSCSTIFIDDSTVSQPNLKSTVKWDSNRSVDIFDEKKHPLTREKVPDDYSSVDPEHKLIYRFVRTLFSSAQLTTECAIVTLVYLERLLTYAEMDICPCNWKRIVLGAILLASKVWDDQAVWNVDYCQILKDMTVEDMNEMERHFLELLQFNINVPASVYAKYYFDLRSLADENNLSFPLEPLSNKRAQKLEAISRLCEDMYKEMGKTAMKRSLSVDNLVGVRNTHAVLS, encoded by the exons ATGGGGGCCACTGTGTCATGCTGCATGTCCCCCGGAGGGAGTCCGAAAATTCAGAGGAGAGAGTACGAGCTCGAGGATTATCCAATAACCACCACTGAAGACGTTAGCGAGGACACTGGGACATACTTACAGCACATCAGCGACAGAGAAGTCCCCGACG AACTGGCACACGAGTCAAACCCGTCGGACCATCCGAGAGCCAGCACCATTTTCCTCAACAAGTCGCAGACAGATG TGCGTGAGAAAAGGAAAAGTAATTACTTGAATCat atgtcccCTGGGCTCCTGACAAAGAAATACAGCTCCTGCTCCACAATCTTCATTGATGACAGCACAGTGAGCCAGCCCAATCTGAAGAGCACGGTCAAATG GGATTCAAACCGCTCTGTGGACATATTCGATGAGAAGAAGCACCCGTTGACT AGAGAGAAGGTTCCGGATGACTACTCCAGTGTGGACCCAGAACACAAGCTCATCTACCGCTTCGTCCGCACGCTCTTCAGCTCGGCCCAGCTCACCACGGAGTGTGCCATCGTCACACTG GTGTACCTGGAGCGCCTGCTGACCTACGCTGAGATGGACATCTGTCCGTGTAACTGGAAGCGCATCGTGCTGGGGGCCATCCTGCTGGCCTCCAAGGTGTGGGACGACCAGGCCGTGTGGAACGTGGACTACTGCCAGATCCTCAAAGACATGACTGTAGAAGACAT GAACGAGATGGAGAGACACTTCCTGGAGCTGCTCCAGTTTAACATCAACGTCCCGGCCAGCGTTTACGCCAAGTACTACTTTGACCTGCGCTCTCTGGCCGACGAGAACAACCTGAGCTTCCCTCTGGAGCCTCTCAGTAACAAGCGAGCCCAGAAACTGGAG GCCATCTCCAGATTGTGTGAGGACATGTACAAGGAAATGGGCAAGACCGCCATGAAGAGGTCACTCAGCGTAGACAACCTAGTGGGTGTCCGAAACACACACGCCGTGCTGTCCTAG
- the LOC136966518 gene encoding cyclic AMP-responsive element-binding protein 1-like isoform X2: MTMEAGAEAQQGGETAISESDAQQIATLAQVHSYIPVSMATGQVSSSGSTVTLVQLPNGQTVQVHGVIQAAQPSVIQSPQISTVAESEDSQESVDSVTDCQKRREILSRRPSYRKILNDLSSDAPAVPRIEEEKSEDDSAPAITTVTMPTPIYQTSSGQYIAITQGGAIQLANNGTDGVQGLQTLTMTNAASQQGTTILQYAQTSDGQQILVPSNQVVVQAASGDVQAYQIRTAPTSTIAPGVVMASSPSLPSQGGTEEVTRKREVRLMKNREAARECRRKKKEYVKCLENRVAVLENQNKTLIEELKALKDLYCHKSE, translated from the exons ATGACCATGGAAGCGGGTGCCGAAGCACAGCAAGGAGGTGAAACGGCAATTTCTGAGTCAGATGCCCAGCAGATTGCCACCCTGGCACAGGTACACTCATACATACCG GTTTCCATGGCTACAGGACAGGTGTCTTCCAGTGGATCCACTGTGACCCTGGTGCAGCTCCCCAATGGCCAGACAGTGCAGGTGCATGGAGTCATCCAGGCCGCCCAGCCCTCTGTCATCCAGTCCCCACAG ATATCTACTGTGGCTGAGAGCGAGGACTCTCAGGAGTCAGTGGACAGTGTAACAGACTgtcagaagagaagagagattcTGTCTAGACGCCCCTCTTACAg AAAAATCCTGAACGACCTCTCGTCAGACGCACCTGCAGTCCCACGGATTGAGGAGGAGAAGTCTGAGGACGACTCGGCCCCTGCCATCACCACCGTCACCATGCCCACTCCCATCTACCAGACCAGCAGTGGCCAGTACA TTGCCATCACACAGGGGGGGGCCATCCAGCTGGCTAATAACGGCACAGATGGGGTGCAGGGGCTCCAGACCCTGACAATGACCAACGCTGCGTCCCAGCAAGGCACCACCATCCTGCAGTACGCCCAGACCAGCGACGGCCAGCAGATTCTAGTGCCCAGTAACCAAGTGGTAGTGCAAG CTGCCTCTGGTGATGTCCAGGCCTACCAGATCCGCACAGCCCCCACCAGCACCATAGCTCCGGGGGTAGTCatggcctcctctccctccctgccctctcaggGAGGCACCGAGGAGGTCACCCGCAAGAGGGAGGTGCGACTCATGAAAAACAG GGAGGCGGCTCGGGAGTGtcgcaggaagaagaaggagtaCGTCAAGTGTCTGGAGAACCGCGTGGCCGTGTTGGAAAACCAAAACAAAACCCTCATCGAGGAGCTGAAAGCACTCAAAGACTTGTACTGCCACAAATCTGAGTAG
- the mettl21a gene encoding protein N-lysine methyltransferase METTL21A — protein sequence MALVPYVDTYVPVLSKLHNSSAEFHFANHHVTLTQNWNKLGVAAVVWDAAVVLCMYLELGKVDLKGKIAIELGAGTGLVGIVAALLGARVTITDREPALEFLAANVKANIPSEQAAAVQVSELTWGECLERYQAGGFDIVLGADIVYLEDTFVSLLQTMEHLCSANTVILLSCKIRYERDTKFLDMLRQKFMVEEVHYESQRDIHIYKAVKIPSQRDL from the exons ATGGCTCTTGTTCCATACGTGGATACCTATGTGCCCGTGCTCTCCAAATTACATAATTCGTCAGCGGAGTTCCATTTTGCCAATCACCACGTCACCCTTACTCAGAATTGGAACAAACTGGGAGTAGCAGCCGTCGTTTGGGATGCG GCTGTTGTACTGTGCATGTACCTGGAGTTGGGGAAGGTGGACTTGAAGGGGAAGATTGCAATTGAGCTTGGCGCAGGAACCGGACTGGTGGGCATCGTTGCAGCCTTGCTAG GTGCCAGAGTGACCATCACTGACCGGGAGCCTGCCTTGGAGTTCTTGGCTGCGAATGTTAAGGCCAACATACCTTCAGAGCAGGCAGCAGCAGTGCAGGTCTCAGAGCTGACCTGGGGTGAGTGTCTGGAACGTTATCAAGCAGGCGGCTTTGATATAGTTCTGGGAGCAGACATTGTATACCTGGAGGACACCTTTGTGAGCTTACTGCAGACCATGGAGCACCTCTGCTCAGCGAACACTGTGATACTGCTGTCCTGTAAGATTCGCTATGAAAGAGACACTAAGTTCCTGGACATGCTGAGGCAGAAGTTCATGGTTGAGGAGGTCCACTATGAGAGTCAGAGGGATATTCACATCTACAAGGCTGTTAAGATTCCATCACAGAGGGATCTATAA